The following coding sequences lie in one Desulfurella amilsii genomic window:
- a CDS encoding conjugal transfer protein TraG N-terminal domain-containing protein, with product MADPTIDFYTVFASLESVGLTLAQTIAKSQVLKDFVYIIFIWGMFETFFRVYEKREFLPFVNFIAYFAIMMAIFSYIPPAPAFSYINFPAQIADGFTSGIMSAISQQSTKDAMNKSLADVNKKFMMDTQGNQNKLAPDANAPQQYKDLYNTIRENLRNYSKYCSRTGASGTNSMSMSLINPSAINNDEKNWMTSQNCPIAKSTTGYYSFVTAPDKNGVKYVTCDQMNTILRADMKDYIENYWAQTPYGKQVYQGSQASSDLSQRDLDTAYFLGGGSLDSIAFATTPGNIDSGTTDANEGGINYTLRTTYNFILNTFGSAETKLMHISVMTYGPMMIYGMYMLNAAFYALIIAFTPIVFVLAMQKPENITIYIKWIFTVIWAKSWQIVGYIAINLFNNIKFSANPGTTGVFSSAGVLNDLWQITLISIFTISPGIMALIFLEGRSMITGAMTGIAGNISSERLIQSTARIGSVFSNNGSNTTSGTTGGSPIGGGNNGGGGGGNANANVDSGATGATKS from the coding sequence ATGGCAGACCCAACAATTGATTTTTATACAGTTTTCGCTTCGCTTGAAAGTGTAGGGCTTACTCTTGCGCAAACGATAGCTAAATCTCAAGTATTGAAAGATTTTGTATATATTATTTTCATTTGGGGAATGTTTGAAACTTTTTTCAGGGTTTATGAAAAAAGAGAGTTTTTGCCTTTTGTGAACTTTATTGCTTACTTTGCTATTATGATGGCAATTTTTTCTTACATACCCCCAGCACCTGCGTTTAGCTATATCAATTTCCCAGCACAAATTGCAGATGGATTTACAAGCGGTATTATGTCAGCAATAAGCCAGCAAAGCACAAAAGACGCTATGAATAAATCTCTTGCAGATGTGAATAAAAAATTTATGATGGATACTCAAGGTAATCAAAATAAATTAGCACCAGACGCAAATGCACCACAGCAATATAAAGATTTATATAATACTATACGAGAAAATTTAAGAAATTACTCTAAATATTGTTCAAGAACGGGCGCTTCCGGCACTAATTCAATGAGTATGTCGCTGATAAATCCGTCAGCTATTAATAACGATGAAAAGAATTGGATGACGAGCCAGAATTGTCCTATAGCTAAAAGCACTACGGGATATTATAGTTTTGTAACCGCACCAGATAAAAACGGAGTTAAATATGTAACTTGCGATCAAATGAATACAATTTTAAGAGCTGATATGAAGGATTACATTGAAAATTATTGGGCTCAGACTCCTTACGGTAAACAGGTATATCAAGGTTCACAGGCATCATCGGATTTAAGTCAAAGAGATTTAGATACCGCATATTTTTTGGGAGGCGGTAGTTTAGATTCTATAGCCTTTGCTACAACACCGGGCAATATAGACAGTGGAACAACAGACGCAAATGAAGGTGGTATAAATTATACTTTAAGAACAACTTACAATTTTATTCTTAACACATTCGGCTCAGCCGAAACTAAACTTATGCATATATCTGTAATGACTTACGGTCCGATGATGATTTATGGCATGTATATGCTTAATGCGGCGTTTTATGCCCTTATTATTGCTTTTACTCCTATTGTTTTTGTTTTAGCAATGCAGAAACCTGAAAACATTACAATCTACATTAAATGGATTTTTACAGTAATTTGGGCTAAAAGCTGGCAAATAGTCGGATATATAGCAATCAACTTATTTAATAATATTAAATTTTCGGCTAATCCGGGAACCACAGGCGTTTTTTCAAGCGCAGGAGTTTTAAATGACTTATGGCAGATTACCTTAATAAGTATTTTTACAATAAGTCCCGGCATAATGGCATTAATATTCCTTGAAGGGCGTTCAATGATTACAGGTGCTATGACAGGTATTGCTGGTAATATATCAAGCGAACGCTTAATTCAATCAACAGCTCGTATAGGCAGTGTTTTTAGTAATAATGGAAGTAATACAACTTCTGGAACAACAGGCGGTAGTCCTATCGGAGGTGGCAATAACGGTGGCGGAGGCGGTGGCAATGCTAATGCTAATGTTGATAGCGGGGCAACAGGTGCAACTAAGAGTTAA
- a CDS encoding ParM/StbA family protein: MRKLVIDIGYGDVKFKADDYLNKFPSTFVQETIFKDFKGEIRDRGYYKTGERKLQYIIGLKNESDKGEIDYINRYDELVKFAPFFIYHAIQILKKDGIDTHFDKLVTGLTLREWNKKEKFFNAVKEIDINGEKITFGKRIAYIQGQGIYYNNTTEEERKKYICVLDIGYNTVDILLFKDSRIIEEKSTVRTFGVEIMVNNLQNFINQQYEDENISEQQAKIAIEKKEIDIKGNMVDIESVVNDLISKFAVDTIHFIEKHLRKYSVSKVIISGGGAYLLENVPMRDLYVFSKKPYEFQNVIGYYERDKNKDKE, from the coding sequence GTGAGAAAGTTGGTAATAGACATAGGTTACGGTGATGTGAAATTTAAGGCAGATGATTATCTAAATAAGTTTCCAAGCACTTTTGTTCAGGAAACAATATTTAAGGATTTTAAAGGGGAAATAAGGGACAGGGGTTATTATAAAACAGGCGAAAGAAAATTACAGTATATAATAGGATTAAAAAATGAATCTGATAAAGGTGAAATTGATTATATCAATAGATATGATGAACTTGTCAAATTTGCCCCATTTTTTATCTACCATGCCATTCAAATATTAAAAAAAGACGGCATTGATACACATTTTGACAAGCTTGTTACAGGGTTGACTTTAAGAGAATGGAATAAAAAAGAAAAATTTTTTAATGCGGTAAAAGAAATTGATATTAACGGTGAAAAGATAACTTTCGGTAAACGCATAGCTTATATTCAAGGACAGGGGATTTATTACAATAACACTACCGAAGAAGAAAGAAAAAAGTATATATGTGTTTTAGACATTGGATACAATACGGTTGATATTTTATTATTTAAAGATAGTAGAATTATAGAAGAAAAATCTACAGTAAGAACATTTGGCGTAGAAATAATGGTTAATAACCTTCAAAATTTCATAAATCAACAGTATGAAGATGAAAATATAAGCGAACAGCAGGCAAAAATCGCAATAGAAAAGAAAGAAATAGATATTAAAGGAAATATGGTAGATATAGAAAGCGTTGTAAACGATTTAATAAGTAAGTTTGCGGTAGATACAATTCATTTTATAGAAAAACATTTAAGAAAATATTCAGTAAGTAAAGTTATTATAAGCGGTGGTGGTGCTTATTTGCTTGAAAATGTTCCTATGAGAGACTTATATGTATTTTCCAAAAAACCTTATGAATTTCAAAATGTCATAGGTTATTACGAGCGTGATAAAAATAAAGATAAGGAGTAA
- a CDS encoding TraU family protein: MKKAFILASMLCFAVAHNAKADLFTAPASNTQSSVPQNPIQNPQLPSQVPSNPNRTEFDDLNNSKPINQTTTVTTTDSNGQSNSVTYQGSPNQVTTGGNDNGMNANNSGNNNSSNSGLTNNNSINNASNNSSNDNGINQNLDGNQTINKATPKVQDIGQLAKELVGAITLAEGFKYQSWADAGCVDWQIVGICIKWKHGHPVIAPKVSMWLPVLILETPNKFAYSKIDIVNMMLKAVGAIADTAGNTLGSPAEITSGSITADKDHPLQLREVHIVGFPLKAFEIMHPKPKYCDAPITDMFPYYFSEIDLLNWRQAADQATFRRYLSGFLQAIQACSLENIPSNLINGFGGNAGSVSLGNMCIGNWATLYPRVGFVNQSSEVVGSAVDAVRGASWDSQSNNQPRFMISAVPLDISTGSDKIQMAIPHKESCMNIGTNFASWDKNLVAKDGNYVWIYWKKFTCCMW; this comes from the coding sequence TTGAAAAAGGCTTTTATTTTGGCTTCTATGCTTTGTTTTGCTGTGGCACATAACGCAAAGGCAGATTTATTTACTGCTCCCGCAAGCAATACGCAATCCAGCGTTCCGCAAAATCCTATACAAAATCCACAGCTTCCATCGCAAGTGCCAAGCAACCCTAACAGGACAGAATTTGACGACCTTAATAACTCAAAACCTATTAACCAGACTACAACAGTTACAACAACAGACTCAAACGGACAATCAAATTCGGTTACTTATCAAGGAAGTCCTAACCAAGTAACGACAGGCGGAAATGATAATGGTATGAATGCAAATAATTCAGGTAATAATAATTCAAGTAATAGCGGTTTAACTAATAACAATAGCATTAATAACGCAAGTAATAATTCAAGTAACGATAATGGTATTAACCAAAATTTAGACGGTAATCAAACAATCAATAAAGCAACTCCGAAAGTGCAGGATATAGGACAGCTTGCAAAAGAGTTGGTTGGCGCAATAACTTTGGCAGAAGGTTTTAAATATCAGTCTTGGGCTGACGCAGGTTGCGTAGATTGGCAAATAGTAGGTATCTGTATAAAATGGAAACACGGTCACCCTGTTATTGCTCCAAAAGTATCTATGTGGCTTCCTGTTCTAATTTTAGAAACTCCAAATAAATTTGCTTACAGTAAAATTGATATAGTAAATATGATGTTAAAAGCGGTTGGTGCAATAGCAGATACGGCAGGCAATACTTTGGGAAGTCCAGCTGAAATAACAAGCGGTTCAATTACAGCTGACAAAGACCATCCTTTACAGTTAAGAGAAGTTCATATTGTAGGTTTCCCCTTAAAAGCTTTTGAGATTATGCACCCAAAACCTAAATATTGTGACGCTCCAATAACAGATATGTTTCCTTATTATTTTTCAGAAATTGATTTGTTGAATTGGAGGCAGGCGGCGGATCAAGCTACTTTTAGAAGATATTTGTCTGGTTTTTTGCAGGCTATACAAGCTTGTTCGCTGGAAAACATACCATCTAATCTAATTAACGGATTTGGCGGAAATGCTGGTAGTGTATCTCTCGGCAATATGTGTATAGGCAATTGGGCTACTTTATATCCAAGAGTTGGTTTTGTTAATCAGAGTTCGGAAGTGGTAGGAAGCGCAGTTGATGCAGTAAGAGGGGCAAGCTGGGATTCACAAAGCAATAATCAGCCAAGATTTATGATTAGTGCAGTTCCATTAGATATCTCAACGGGTTCAGATAAAATACAAATGGCTATTCCACATAAAGAAAGCTGTATGAATATAGGCACAAATTTTGCTTCGTGGGATAAAAACCTTGTAGCGAAGGACGGCAATTATGTTTGGATTTATTGGAAAAAGTTTACTTGCTGTATGTGGTAG